In the genome of Hydractinia symbiolongicarpus strain clone_291-10 chromosome 5, HSymV2.1, whole genome shotgun sequence, one region contains:
- the LOC130645026 gene encoding uncharacterized protein LOC130645026 isoform X1 codes for MFANRQNVNRGPSPIPPSYQRDLHPRLNSKLQKEIQARIQLPVKPPPLPERINCQSKYKQHAKKQSLISKPRYAPEPNIPRRGSTERHTSKALPPLPTSQQPTSQEVSNSCEKKPKQYRLVSTSPLAELLNIESNNFYPQQDLPEGPRNLGVQPFQNNNRRLNRPPVEIPVDASHDKTGFTAQRYLNIEEDSKIHTHRPGYNVLNQEYRPDPPSAQKPNFRIQESRTNSMEQRPIVETPWNSRQTQFSLPDSSSSSEYVYEEIDNDYDDMVDVDSLPSKFPAKLKDTKEQIIKIKKFTLDGVRKILHTLSPTKESASCNSTCDCRMEEYTQVKGCIPQSEATVLNNYSWYKGKMKRSEAENILRKKQEEGSFVVRDSDNHPYTLHVYHKGDVRSFRIITIPNASYSLDGFDLHTFLSVPELITFYRRNAILLSESQVLLAL; via the exons ATGTTTGCCAATAGACAAAATG TTAACAGGGGACCATCTCCAATTCCACCTTCATATCAGCGTGACCTGCACCCAAGATTAAATTCTAAGCTGCAAAAAGAGATCCAAGCACGCATACAATTACCTGTTAAGCCTCCTCCCTTACCTGAAAGAATTAACTGTCAATCAAAATATAAGCAACACGCCAAAAAACAATCTTTAATAAGTAAACCACGATATGCACCGGAACCCAACATTCCAAGAAGAGGTTCTACCGAAAGACATACCAGCAAAGCGCTACCACCTTTACCTACGAGTCAACAACCTACATCACAAGAAGTTAGTAATAGTTGTGAGAAGAAACCTAAGCAATACAGGCTTGTTTCTACCTCACCATTGGCAGAACTTTTAAACATAGAAAGTAACAATTTCTATCCTCAACAAGATTTGCCAGAAGGACCACGCAACTTAGGTGTTCAACCTTTTCAAAACAATAATAGAAGACTAAACCGCCCGCCAGTGGAGATACCTGTCGACGCGTCACACGACAAAACTGGCTTCACGGCACAGAGATATCTAAATATAGAAGAAGATTCCAAGATTCATACACACAGACCAGGGTATAACGTGCTAAATCAAGAGTATAGACCTGACCCTCCCTCAGCTCAGAAACCTAACTTTCGCATTCAGGAATCACGCACAAACAGCATGGAACAACGACCTATCGTTGAAACTCCATGGAATTCAAGGCAGACACAGTTCTCCTTACCAG ATTCAAGCAGCAGTTCGGAGTACGTTTATGAAGAAATAGATAACGATTACGACGACATGGTAGACGTAGATAGTCTTCCATCAAAGTTTCCCGCAAAACTTAAAGACACCAAGGAAcaaattattaagattaaaaaatttacattggATGGTGTTCGAAAAATTCTACACACGTTGTCACCTACAAAAGAATCAGCTTCATGTAATTCAACCTGTGATTGTCGAATGGAGGAATACACACAAGTAAAAG GATGTATTCCACAGTCTGAAGCCACTGTACTTAATAATTATTCTTGGTACAAAGGAAAAATGAAACGTAGTGAGGCTGAAAATATATTACGAAAAAAACAAGAG GAAGGTTCATTTGTCGTGCGAGATTCTGATAATCATCCGTATACATTGCACGTATATCATAAAGGCGATGTTCGGTCTTTTAG aataataaCGATACCAAATGCTTCTTATAGTCTTGATGGGTTCGATTTGCAT ACTTTTCTCTCCGTTCCAGAGCTGATTACCTTTTATCGACGGAATGCTATTTTGTTAAGTGAGTCACAGGTACTTCTAGCActgtaa
- the LOC130645026 gene encoding uncharacterized protein LOC130645026 isoform X2 — MFANRQNVNRGPSPIPPSYQRDLHPRLNSKLQKEIQARIQLPVKPPPLPERINCQSKYKQHAKKQSLISKPRYAPEPNIPRRGSTERHTSKALPPLPTSQQPTSQEVSNSCEKKPKQYRLVSTSPLAELLNIESNNFYPQQDLPEGPRNLGVQPFQNNNRRLNRPPVEIPVDASHDKTGFTAQRYLNIEEDSKIHTHRPGYNVLNQEYRPDPPSAQKPNFRIQESRTNSMEQRPIVETPWNSRQTQFSLPDSSSSSEYVYEEIDNDYDDMVDVDSLPSKFPAKLKDTKEQIIKIKKFTLDGVRKILHTLSPTKESASCNSTCDCRMEEYTQVKGCIPQSEATVLNNYSWYKGKMKRSEAENILRKKQEVHLSCEILIIIRIHCTYIIKAMFGLLE; from the exons ATGTTTGCCAATAGACAAAATG TTAACAGGGGACCATCTCCAATTCCACCTTCATATCAGCGTGACCTGCACCCAAGATTAAATTCTAAGCTGCAAAAAGAGATCCAAGCACGCATACAATTACCTGTTAAGCCTCCTCCCTTACCTGAAAGAATTAACTGTCAATCAAAATATAAGCAACACGCCAAAAAACAATCTTTAATAAGTAAACCACGATATGCACCGGAACCCAACATTCCAAGAAGAGGTTCTACCGAAAGACATACCAGCAAAGCGCTACCACCTTTACCTACGAGTCAACAACCTACATCACAAGAAGTTAGTAATAGTTGTGAGAAGAAACCTAAGCAATACAGGCTTGTTTCTACCTCACCATTGGCAGAACTTTTAAACATAGAAAGTAACAATTTCTATCCTCAACAAGATTTGCCAGAAGGACCACGCAACTTAGGTGTTCAACCTTTTCAAAACAATAATAGAAGACTAAACCGCCCGCCAGTGGAGATACCTGTCGACGCGTCACACGACAAAACTGGCTTCACGGCACAGAGATATCTAAATATAGAAGAAGATTCCAAGATTCATACACACAGACCAGGGTATAACGTGCTAAATCAAGAGTATAGACCTGACCCTCCCTCAGCTCAGAAACCTAACTTTCGCATTCAGGAATCACGCACAAACAGCATGGAACAACGACCTATCGTTGAAACTCCATGGAATTCAAGGCAGACACAGTTCTCCTTACCAG ATTCAAGCAGCAGTTCGGAGTACGTTTATGAAGAAATAGATAACGATTACGACGACATGGTAGACGTAGATAGTCTTCCATCAAAGTTTCCCGCAAAACTTAAAGACACCAAGGAAcaaattattaagattaaaaaatttacattggATGGTGTTCGAAAAATTCTACACACGTTGTCACCTACAAAAGAATCAGCTTCATGTAATTCAACCTGTGATTGTCGAATGGAGGAATACACACAAGTAAAAG GATGTATTCCACAGTCTGAAGCCACTGTACTTAATAATTATTCTTGGTACAAAGGAAAAATGAAACGTAGTGAGGCTGAAAATATATTACGAAAAAAACAAGAG GTTCATTTGTCGTGCGAGATTCTGATAATCATCCGTATACATTGCACGTATATCATAAAGGCGATGTTCGGTCTTTTAG aataa